The following are encoded in a window of Ranitomeya variabilis isolate aRanVar5 chromosome 6, aRanVar5.hap1, whole genome shotgun sequence genomic DNA:
- the LOC143781679 gene encoding histone H3 has product MARTKQTARKSTGGKAPRKQLATKAARKSAPATGGVKKPHRYRPGTVALREIRRYQKSTELLIRKLPFQRLVREIAQDFKTDLRFQSSAVMALQEASEAYLVGLFEDTNLCAIHAKRVTIMPKDIQLARRIRGERA; this is encoded by the coding sequence ATGGCCAGAACCAAGCAGACCGCtcgtaaatccaccggagggaaagcTCCCCGCAAGCAGCTGGCCACTAAGGCCGCCAGGAAGAGCGCTCCTGCCACTGGCGGAGTGAAGAAGCCGCATCGTTACCGCCCGGGAACAGTCGCTCTGCGTGAGATCCGCCGCTACCAGAAATCCACCGAGCTGCTGATCCGTAAGCTTCCCTTCCAGCGCCTGGTGAGAGAAATTGCCCAGGATTTCAAGACCGATCTGCGGTTCCAGAGCTCGGCAGTGATGGCGCTGCAGGAGGCCAGCGAGGCTTATCTGGTGGGGCTGTTCGAGGACACAAATCTGTGCGCCATCCACGCCAAGAGGGTCACCATCATGCCCAAAGACATCCAGCTGGCCCGCAGGATCCGTGGGGAGAGAGCTTAG
- the LOC143781682 gene encoding histone H2A type 1-like, producing MSGRGKQGGKVRAKAKTRSSRAGLQFPVGRVHRLLRKGNYAERVGAGAPVYLAAVLEYLTAEILELAGNAARDNKKTRIIPRHLQLAVRNDEELNRLLGGVTIAQGGVLPNIQAVLLPKKTESSKKSK from the coding sequence ATGTCTGGACGCGGCAAACAAGGAGGAAAGGTTCGCGCTAAAGCCAAGACCCGCTCGTCCCGGGCAGGACTGCAGTTCCCGGTCGGCCGTGTGCACAGGCTTCTCCGCAAGGGCAACTACGCTGAGAGAGTCGGCGCCGGCGCTCCGGTCTATCTGGCcgctgtgctggagtatctgaccgccgagatcctggaattggccggcaatgctgcccgggacaacaagaagacccgcatcatcccccgacacctgcagctggcggtgcgcaatgacgaggagctgaacaggctgctgggtgGGGTGACCATCGCCCAGGGGGGCGTCCTGCCCAACATCCAGGCCGTGCTGCTGCCTAAGAAGACCGAGAGCAGCAAGAAGAGCAAGTGA
- the LOC143781681 gene encoding histone H4, which yields MSGRGKGGKGLGKGGAKRHRKVLRDNIQGITKPAIRRLARRGGVKRISGLIYEETRGVLKVFLENVIRDAVTYTEHAKRKTVTAMDVVYALKRQGRTLYGFGG from the coding sequence ATGTCTGGTCGCGGCAAAGGAGGAAAAGGTCTCGGGAAGGGCGGCgccaagcggcacaggaaggtgctccgggataacatccagggcatcaccaagcctgccatccgccgtctCGCTCGCAGGggaggcgtcaagcgcatctccggcctcatctatgaggagactcgcggcgtcctgaaagtcttcctggagaacgtgatccgtgacgccgtcacctacaccgagcacgccaagaggaagaccgtcaccgccatggacgtggtgtacgcgctcaagcgccagggccgcactctctacggcttcggaggttaa
- the LOC143781680 gene encoding histone H1.10-like, with amino-acid sequence MAETAPAAAPLAAEPAAKSKKQPKKSAAKKSHKPSGPSVSELIVKAVSASKERSGVSLAALKKALSAGGYDVEKNNSRLKLAVKSLVTKGALLQVKGSGASGSFKLNKKQETKDKVSKKKSAAAAKPKKPAAAKKAAKSPKKAKKSPKKAKKPAAAAKKAAKSPKKPKAAPKPKKVTKSPAKKVAKPKAAKSPAKKAVKAKKPAAKK; translated from the coding sequence ATGGCAGAGACCGCGCCAGCCGCCGCTCCCCTTGCCGCAGAACCGGCcgccaaatccaagaagcagccgaagAAATCCGCCGCCAAGAAAAGCCATAAACCCTCCGGCCCCAGCGTCTCCGAACTGATCGTGAAAGCCGTGTCCGCCTCCAAGGAGCGCAGCGGGGTGTCTCTGGCCGCCCTGAAGAAGGCTCTGTCTGCCGGAGGGTACGATGTAGAGAAGAACAACAGCCGCCTGAAGCTGGCCGTCAAGTCTCTGGTCACCAAGGGTGCCCTCCTCCAGGTGAAGGGCAGCGGCGCCTCCGGGTCCTTCAAGCTGAACAAGAAGCAGGAGACGAAGGACAAAGTATCCAAGAAGAAGTCAGCAGCTGCGGCCAAGCCCAAGAAACCCGCTGCTGCCAAGAAAGCCGCCAAATCTCCGAAGAAGGCCAAGAAGAGCCCGAAAAAGGCCAAGAAGCCTGCAGCAGCTGCCAAGAAAGCGgccaagagccccaagaagccgaaaGCCGCTCCCAAACCCAAGAAGGTGACGAAGAGTCCGGCTAAGAAGGTGGCGAAACCGAAAGCTGCCAAGAGTCCAGCTAAGAAGGCTGTGAAAGCCAAGAAGCCCGCGGCTAAGAAATAA